AGCATTACATTTGATTGTCCAATGCTTATTAAAGCCTGGAGATGCAATTGCAATCGAAGATCCTTCGTACAATTATAATCTGCCTATCTTTAAATCTGCAGGCTTACAAATACACTATTTATCTGTTGATAAGGATGGTATCAACCCAGACGACTTGCAAACATTATATAAAAAACATCGTATTAAAATGATTTTTTTAAATCCTGATTTTCACAATCCAACAGGCACTTCTTTAGATATTAAGCGAAGAGAGGCTATTTTAGACATATCCTCAAAGCTTGGTATTCCAGTTGTAGAAGATGATCCCTATAGCTTGACAGCATTTTCTGGGGATAAAATTCCTACCCTAAAATCATTAGATAAAAATGGCAATGTTTTATACATTAGTTCTTTGTCTAAGGTTGTTGCCTCAGGATTACGGATTGGATGGATTGTTGGTCCCACATCCGTTATTGAAAGGTTATCTGATGCAAAGCAACAAATTGACTTTGGTCATTCTAGCTTTACACAGTGGATAGCTAATGATTTTTTAGAATCAATAAACTTTAATTTGCATATCAAAAGTTTAATTAGAGAATTAGAAAAAAGACGAAATACAATTGTTCAAAGTCTCGATACTTATTTAAAAAATCAGGTGGAGTTTTCTATTCCCCAAGGCGGTATCCACATATGGTGTAAAGTGTTGAAAAATTATAGTGAAACAAAATTACTGGAAGAATCGATTAAACAAGGGGTCATTTATGTTCCTGGTTCAACCATGGGATCCCAGAATGGCTTTGTCCGCTTTACGTATGCTAGAGAAGATATAGATTCAATCGATGAAGGAATTAAAAGATTTGCACAAGCTCTTAATAGCTTATAAGTAAGAAGATGAATTTTTGTAAATTATAGACAAGTGGATGACTAAAATAGTGGCAAAGTGGATGG
This genomic stretch from Lysinibacillus pakistanensis harbors:
- a CDS encoding PLP-dependent aminotransferase family protein, with amino-acid sequence MDWKPDRNAKKAIYKQLAEYIEKGIADGTFPPDKPLPSERNLANVLNVNRSTVVSAYDELEALGLIERNRGSGTTISKDIWGITRKRIPSWNRYIEAGSFLPNLPVTQKIRKEAVEHKLINLATGELSEDLFPKTSLREITATRSFIGSLGYDHPQGSEILRTTLMKHIKNSRGIDTKPSSILITSGAQQALHLIVQCLLKPGDAIAIEDPSYNYNLPIFKSAGLQIHYLSVDKDGINPDDLQTLYKKHRIKMIFLNPDFHNPTGTSLDIKRREAILDISSKLGIPVVEDDPYSLTAFSGDKIPTLKSLDKNGNVLYISSLSKVVASGLRIGWIVGPTSVIERLSDAKQQIDFGHSSFTQWIANDFLESINFNLHIKSLIRELEKRRNTIVQSLDTYLKNQVEFSIPQGGIHIWCKVLKNYSETKLLEESIKQGVIYVPGSTMGSQNGFVRFTYAREDIDSIDEGIKRFAQALNSL